One Actinomycetospora corticicola genomic window, ACCAGGTGGTGAACAGCAGGCTGTTCACCAACAGCGCGAGCACCGCCTGGGCCGCGAGCCACCATCGGACCGACCTCGCCGGCAACAGCGCGCAGGCCAGCACCATCCACGTGCCGAACGGCAACCAGATGCGCTCGACCTCGGATTTGGAGAGCCCGGAGAGGTCGGCCGCCGCGACCGCGAGCACGGCGGCACCCACGAGCGCGATCAGCGCCACGGGCACCTGCTTCGGCCACCAGGCGAGACGCCGCAGCCCCACCACGACGGCGGGTCCGATCGCCAGGGCGAACGCGGCCAGGTTGGCCCACACCCAGTAGCGGTACGGGCGCATCAGGCCGTACTCGCCGGGCTGGTAGTACCGGACCTTCACCTGGGTGTAGCCGTCGAACCAGAAGAACCCGCCGAGGTGGAACAGGCCCACCACGACCAGCACCCCGACGGTCGCGACGACCAGCGGCCACCAGCGGCGCACGAGGACCGCGATCACGATCGGCGCGAGCCCGAACGCGGCCAGCCCGTAGGACAGGAACAGGCTCGCGCCGAACGCGAGCCCACCGAGCAGGCACAGCGCCGAGCCGAGCACCCCGCGCCGCACGGCGCCCAGGGCGAAGAACGCGACCGCCCACGCGAAGACCGCGGCGAACATCCCGTCCGCGGACACCCCGACCCACACCGCGCCCGGGAACAGCACGCCGAACGGGATGTAGCGGCGGGCGAGGGACCGGCCCGCCTCGATCGCGTCGGGCGCGAGCGGCAGCTCGACCGAGCCGGGGCGCAGCGGCCCCCACCGCACCCCGCCCAGGGCGCCGATCGTGACGGCCACCGCCACCGCGGCGGACGCGCCGACGAACAGCGTGACGAGCGAGGCGGCCTCGCCGCCCGGCTCCCAGAACCGCGCGATCCAGACGTACACCAGCGTCGCGAGCGGCGGGTGGCCCGAGGAGTGGGTGACCAGGGTGTCGGGGGTCATCCCGACGATCCGGTCGGCGAAGGTCGTGAGGAACGGGCGGAGCCCGGGATAGCGCCCGACCTCGACGAGGTACTCGGTCGGCGTCGTCAGCCGGTCGACGATGCCGGCCTGGTAGCCGTCGATGAGCGCGAGACAGAACGTCCAGGCGGCCGCCGCGAGGTAGGTGACCAGCAGCAGCGGGCCCCAGCGGAGGCGCGCGGCGACGGTGGGTCCCGCGACGACGACCAGGACCGCGACGACGACCGCCGCGACGCCACCGGGTCGGAAGTGCGGCATCCACTCGGCGAGGACCGGCGGCCACCCGACGAGGATCTTCACCCCGCGGTCGATCTCGGCCCACCCGTAGAGGGCGGCCACCGCGACCAGCGCGCACGCCAGGACCGCCGCGATCAGATCTCCCCGGAGGCGGGGCCCCCGTCGCTCGCGCGTCCCGGGGGCCTCGTCGTCCTGCGGGCGCGTCGGCCCCAGCACCGTGCTCATCGCCACGGAGGGTACGAAGCCGACGTCAGGGCGCCGTGAGCAGGGCCCGAGCGGCGGTGAAAGGTGCTCCGATCGGTGGAAGCTCACGTCCGCTTCACGGTCGACGCGAGATGGCAACCCGGTTGCGCGCGTCGGAACCCGACCTCATAGCGTGACCACGGTGAGCGGTCGTGTCGATGTGGTGCTCCCCTGCCTGAACGAGGTCGAGGCGCTCCCCGGCGTGCTCGACGCCCTGCCCGAGGGGTTCGACGCGGTGGTGGCCGACAACGGCTCCACCGACGGCACCCCGGAGCTCGCCGCGCGCCGCGGCGCCCTGGTGGTGCACGAGGAACGCAAGGGCTACGGCGCGGCCGTGCACGCCGGCCTCGAGGCGACGCGCACCGAGGTCGTCGCCACGATCGACGCCGACGGCTCCCTCGACCCCGCCGAGCTGCCGGCCATGGTCCGGCTGCTGCTCGACACCGACGCGGACATCGTCGTCGGCCGGCGCGTGCCGGCCGCCCGCGGCGTCTGGCCCTGGCACGCGCGGGTGAGCAACCACGTGCTGTCCGGCCTCATGCGGGTGCAGGGCGTGGGCGTGCGGGACATCGCCCCGGTCCGGGTGGCCCGCCGACAGGCCCTGCTCGACCTCGGCATCACCGACCGCGCCTTCGGCTACCCCCTCGAACTGCTCATCCGGGCGGGCGCGGCGGGCTGGACGATCCGCGAGGTGGACGTCGCCTACCGGCCGCGGGCCGGCGGGCGGTCGAAGGTCTCGGGCTCGGTCCGCGGCACGGCCCGGGCCGTGCGGGACATGACGAAGGCCCTCGCCCGCACCCGCGCCCACAGCGCGTCGATCCGGGTGAACCGATGACGGAGGCGGCTGCGAACGCGTCGATCATGCAGTCCGACAATCCGGTTCGACGGGTGGTGCTGGTGCTCGCCAAGGCCCCCGTCGCCGGACGCGCGAAGACCCGCCTCACCCCGCCGGCGACCCCGCAGGGCGCGGCGCGGATCGCGGCCGCGGCCCTCCTCGACACCCTCGACGCCGCCGTCGGCGTGCCGGACGCGCGGGTCCTGGTGGCCCTCGAGGGCGACCTGGACGACGCCGAGCGCGGCGACGAGATCCGGGCGGCCCTCGCACCCCACA contains:
- a CDS encoding glycosyltransferase — its product is MSGRVDVVLPCLNEVEALPGVLDALPEGFDAVVADNGSTDGTPELAARRGALVVHEERKGYGAAVHAGLEATRTEVVATIDADGSLDPAELPAMVRLLLDTDADIVVGRRVPAARGVWPWHARVSNHVLSGLMRVQGVGVRDIAPVRVARRQALLDLGITDRAFGYPLELLIRAGAAGWTIREVDVAYRPRAGGRSKVSGSVRGTARAVRDMTKALARTRAHSASIRVNR